A section of the Methanosarcina mazei S-6 genome encodes:
- a CDS encoding DUF1284 domain-containing protein has translation MPEKSTSKLETDSERDSELLKIRAHHLCCIQGFQGYGYSPAFVANMRAVISDLESLPSRPLKLVTECDAICVSCPSKRECTIQESILSRRIRQMDLVVLDKLKIEDGSVINADEAFGLINSRINSSSDVEEVCGTCKWRQKCLWYMQAGK, from the coding sequence ATGCCAGAAAAATCTACATCTAAATTGGAAACTGATTCTGAACGCGACTCTGAACTCCTGAAAATCAGGGCACATCACCTCTGCTGCATCCAGGGATTCCAGGGATATGGATATAGTCCTGCATTTGTTGCCAATATGCGGGCTGTGATTTCGGATCTGGAATCTCTCCCTTCCAGGCCTCTTAAGCTTGTGACAGAATGTGATGCAATCTGCGTTTCCTGCCCGAGCAAAAGGGAGTGTACTATTCAGGAATCTATCCTCTCCCGCAGGATTAGACAGATGGATCTTGTTGTCCTGGATAAATTAAAAATAGAGGATGGAAGCGTTATAAATGCAGATGAAGCTTTCGGGCTCATAAATTCCAGAATTAACAGTTCTTCGGATGTTGAAGAGGTCTGCGGAACCTGCAAGTGGAGGCAAAAATGCCTCTGGTATATGCAGGCAGGCAAATAA
- a CDS encoding NifB/NifX family molybdenum-iron cluster-binding protein: MKVCIPTKDNKGMDGTVEQHFGKAPTYTILDTETGEVSVIPNTSEHMGGVDLPPEFLRKNGVEIMLCGGLGYKAVKMFESCGISVFVGAGGTVQDTIEAWRAGQFNNASAENTCAEHEHHH; encoded by the coding sequence ATGAAAGTATGTATACCCACTAAAGATAACAAAGGCATGGACGGAACTGTAGAGCAACATTTCGGAAAAGCCCCCACCTATACAATCCTTGATACTGAAACCGGGGAAGTTTCCGTGATCCCCAATACCAGTGAGCATATGGGCGGAGTGGACCTGCCTCCTGAGTTTCTGCGTAAGAATGGAGTTGAAATCATGTTATGTGGAGGGCTGGGATACAAAGCTGTTAAGATGTTTGAGTCTTGTGGGATCAGTGTTTTTGTGGGTGCTGGAGGCACGGTTCAGGATACAATAGAAGCCTGGAGAGCAGGTCAGTTCAACAATGCCAGTGCCGAAAATACCTGTGCGGAACATGAGCACCATCACTGA
- the hdrC gene encoding CoB--CoM heterodisulfide reductase subunit C: MSEELLKVLKAAGLDVLSCMHCGTCTGSCPSGRHTGLNTRRIIRDARKNRATVLSDDALWLCTTCYTCQERCPRGIPITDALLELRRLAVRKGFMRPEHRRVSELVLECGHAVPLDEETKKKREELGLDPIPETVQKYPEALEELKALLKTCKFDELAAEK, from the coding sequence ATGAGCGAAGAACTGCTAAAAGTGTTAAAGGCTGCGGGACTGGACGTGCTTTCCTGCATGCATTGCGGCACATGCACAGGAAGCTGCCCTTCGGGACGGCATACCGGGCTTAATACCCGAAGAATAATTCGGGACGCACGCAAGAACAGAGCTACTGTTCTGTCAGATGATGCCCTCTGGCTCTGTACAACCTGCTACACCTGCCAGGAGCGCTGCCCGCGCGGAATACCTATCACAGATGCCCTTCTTGAGCTCAGGAGGCTGGCAGTAAGAAAGGGATTTATGCGCCCTGAACACCGCCGCGTCTCGGAATTGGTGCTTGAATGCGGACACGCAGTCCCCCTTGACGAAGAGACAAAGAAAAAGAGAGAGGAACTCGGGCTGGACCCCATACCTGAAACTGTCCAGAAGTATCCTGAAGCTCTTGAGGAACTGAAGGCTCTCCTCAAAACCTGCAAATTCGATGAACTGGCAGCTGAAAAGTAA
- a CDS encoding DUF1847 domain-containing protein, which produces MQCALCRNKECLIGKNCSVIKSGLDYSGDNLKSIQISAWLESDPTKRTKLEEIAIYSKRLGYRKIGIAFCIEHEREARLVYDILSRYFDVFSVCCKVCSIEKESLDIRKTVESEFEAACNPIGQALLLNDDRTDLNIMLGLKTGYDILFAKYSEAPSITLPLLELPSTGDSEIDFIE; this is translated from the coding sequence GTGCAGTGCGCGTTGTGCAGGAATAAGGAATGCCTGATAGGCAAAAACTGCTCTGTTATAAAATCGGGACTTGATTACAGCGGCGATAACCTTAAGTCAATCCAGATTTCAGCCTGGCTTGAATCGGACCCTACCAAGAGAACAAAGCTAGAGGAAATTGCAATTTACTCGAAAAGGCTCGGGTACAGAAAGATAGGTATCGCTTTCTGTATCGAACATGAAAGGGAAGCAAGGCTTGTTTACGACATCCTTTCAAGGTATTTCGATGTATTTTCAGTTTGCTGCAAGGTTTGCAGTATTGAAAAAGAAAGCCTGGATATCAGGAAAACCGTTGAATCGGAATTTGAGGCGGCCTGTAATCCCATAGGGCAGGCTCTTCTCCTTAATGATGACCGAACTGACCTCAATATTATGCTCGGTCTTAAAACAGGTTATGACATTCTATTCGCAAAATATTCGGAAGCCCCTTCAATAACGCTTCCTCTTCTGGAACTTCCCTCTACTGGGGATTCCGAGATCGATTTTATAGAATAA
- a CDS encoding NifB/NifX family molybdenum-iron cluster-binding protein: MKICISACGKDPDSEVDPQFGRCNYFLVIDPDAGSISSIKNPGSEASGGAGIKAAEAVVDAGADVLLTGSLGPNSFSVLSEAGIEIYSGVRGTVSSSLREYQSGKLSPLKSPNASSHSGMK; the protein is encoded by the coding sequence ATGAAAATCTGCATAAGTGCGTGTGGAAAGGACCCTGATTCTGAAGTGGACCCTCAATTTGGAAGATGCAACTATTTCCTGGTGATCGACCCGGATGCAGGATCAATAAGCTCAATTAAAAACCCGGGTTCTGAAGCCTCAGGTGGCGCAGGAATTAAGGCAGCAGAGGCGGTTGTGGACGCAGGGGCAGATGTTCTCTTAACCGGAAGCTTGGGGCCAAACTCTTTTTCCGTACTTTCTGAAGCAGGCATTGAAATTTACTCCGGAGTCAGGGGCACGGTCTCCTCTTCTCTGCGAGAGTATCAGTCCGGAAAACTTTCCCCTCTCAAGAGTCCAAACGCTTCCAGTCATAGCGGTATGAAATAA
- a CDS encoding DUF2284 domain-containing protein produces MLGKYEDLVKKASEIGIKAYFMKAGDIPVENRIALKCAYGCRGYGKRLSCPPHIMSVDEFRKVIREYSSALLLVEELDTSGIQDVLEAWSGLRKDSFHKMFELEQEAFREGFTFAHLLRPGSCNECETCNLEKCVKPEMRRFAPEAVGINVQKTMEEAGVMLEFCRPDRVSCVGILLLE; encoded by the coding sequence ATGCTCGGGAAATATGAAGACCTTGTTAAAAAAGCATCGGAAATAGGAATTAAGGCTTATTTCATGAAGGCAGGAGATATTCCGGTTGAGAACCGGATTGCTCTTAAATGTGCTTACGGATGCAGAGGTTATGGCAAAAGGTTGAGTTGCCCTCCACACATCATGTCAGTTGATGAATTCAGGAAGGTTATAAGGGAATACAGCAGTGCACTTCTCCTTGTAGAAGAGTTGGATACGTCAGGGATTCAGGACGTTCTTGAAGCGTGGTCAGGGCTTCGGAAGGATTCATTTCATAAGATGTTCGAGCTTGAGCAGGAAGCTTTCAGGGAAGGATTTACTTTTGCACATCTTCTCAGGCCAGGCTCCTGCAATGAATGTGAGACCTGTAACCTTGAAAAATGTGTAAAACCTGAAATGAGGCGCTTTGCACCCGAAGCTGTTGGGATAAATGTCCAGAAAACAATGGAAGAAGCAGGAGTTATGCTTGAGTTTTGCAGGCCTGACAGGGTTTCATGTGTGGGGATCTTACTTTTGGAGTGA
- the hdrB gene encoding CoB--CoM heterodisulfide reductase subunit B, with protein sequence MNKLSLFLGCIVPNRYPGIEKATKLCLQRLEIDACDLPGASCCPAPGVFKSFDKATWLALASRNIVLSERMERDVLTVCNGCYGSLADANMELKKDPEMKACTNSCLKEIGMEFRGTSEIRHIIEFLYKEFGPEKLKEYITTPLDLKVALHYGCHLIKPSKDRNLGDTESPVFFDELVEATGAKSVDYTDKMMCCGAGGGVRSGYADESLEMLEHKLDCICKAGVDCIVNACPFCHLQFDRGQIAVNEKFGTDYSIPVLHYSQLLGLALGFSPDQLGIEQNAVQNIEFLAKIYEISAGLS encoded by the coding sequence ATGAACAAATTATCGCTATTCCTTGGCTGTATCGTACCCAACCGCTATCCCGGAATTGAAAAAGCAACCAAACTCTGCCTGCAGAGGCTTGAAATCGATGCATGTGACCTGCCGGGAGCGTCATGCTGCCCTGCCCCTGGAGTGTTCAAGTCTTTTGATAAAGCAACCTGGCTCGCCCTTGCAAGCCGGAATATTGTTCTTTCGGAAAGGATGGAGAGAGATGTCCTGACAGTTTGCAATGGCTGCTATGGGTCACTGGCAGACGCCAATATGGAACTTAAAAAAGACCCTGAAATGAAAGCCTGCACAAATAGCTGTCTTAAAGAAATAGGTATGGAATTCAGGGGAACATCAGAGATAAGGCACATAATCGAGTTTTTATACAAAGAATTCGGACCCGAAAAACTTAAAGAGTATATTACAACTCCCCTCGACCTGAAAGTAGCCCTGCATTACGGATGCCACCTGATAAAGCCCTCGAAGGACAGGAATCTAGGAGATACGGAGTCACCGGTATTCTTTGATGAGCTGGTTGAAGCCACTGGCGCGAAGAGTGTGGACTATACCGACAAAATGATGTGCTGCGGTGCAGGAGGAGGAGTACGTTCAGGGTATGCTGACGAATCCCTGGAAATGCTCGAACATAAACTTGACTGTATCTGTAAAGCAGGAGTGGACTGCATAGTCAATGCCTGCCCGTTCTGTCACCTTCAGTTTGACAGAGGGCAGATTGCTGTCAATGAAAAATTCGGAACAGACTATTCCATTCCGGTCCTTCATTATTCTCAGCTTCTCGGCCTCGCTCTCGGCTTTTCTCCGGACCAGCTGGGCATAGAACAGAATGCGGTTCAGAACATCGAGTTTTTAGCAAAAATATATGAGATCAGTGCAGGTTTAAGTTGA
- the npdG gene encoding NADPH-dependent F420 reductase, whose protein sequence is MNSEKLKIAVLGGTGNIGEGMVLRLALQNLMPEGVKNEIIIGSRSLETAEEAAKKALSELENCGFDTSGIKITGMNNFEAAKAAEMAILTIRFDHVLPLLEEIKETLENKIVISPVVPMVKEGSFMAYRPPAEGSAALAIQKNVPETTKVVAAFHNIPAGKLKDVVKCKAVHDALVCSDDEEAKKLVMELTRHMGCLKPLDGGPLKQAATMESLTPLLINLAKLNGLKDLGINFS, encoded by the coding sequence TTGAATTCTGAAAAGCTAAAAATAGCTGTTCTAGGAGGAACCGGCAATATAGGAGAAGGAATGGTACTGAGACTTGCCCTTCAAAACCTTATGCCTGAAGGTGTGAAGAATGAGATAATTATTGGATCCAGATCTCTGGAAACTGCAGAAGAAGCTGCAAAAAAAGCGTTATCAGAACTTGAGAACTGCGGGTTCGATACGTCCGGCATAAAGATTACCGGAATGAATAACTTTGAAGCTGCAAAAGCAGCCGAAATGGCAATACTCACGATCCGTTTTGACCATGTTCTTCCTCTTCTGGAAGAAATAAAAGAGACACTTGAGAATAAAATAGTTATTTCTCCGGTAGTCCCAATGGTGAAAGAAGGTAGCTTTATGGCGTACAGGCCTCCTGCAGAGGGTTCGGCAGCTCTTGCAATCCAGAAAAATGTCCCGGAGACCACGAAAGTTGTTGCAGCCTTCCATAATATTCCTGCAGGAAAACTCAAGGATGTTGTTAAATGCAAAGCAGTGCACGACGCACTTGTTTGCAGCGATGACGAAGAGGCAAAGAAACTGGTCATGGAGCTTACACGGCATATGGGATGCCTCAAACCCCTTGATGGAGGCCCCCTTAAGCAGGCAGCTACCATGGAATCCCTGACCCCGCTACTTATAAATCTGGCGAAATTGAACGGGCTTAAAGACCTCGGAATAAATTTCTCCTGA
- a CDS encoding M24 family metallopeptidase: MIKKVPSTELKNRMSCFRKQMDISNPDWEIAFIFSKINLYYFTGTMQDGMLIIPRNREATFWVRRSYERALDESLFSSIKPMNSFRDAAGSVSRVSELPDTVYLETEVVPLALYQRLQKYFPFKNVKSVDAQICAVRAVKSEYELSLLREAGRIHQHVLEDLVPGMLREGMSEADLSTELFSVLVKEGHHGACRFGMFDTEMILGNVCFGESSIYPTYFNGPGGKYGLCPAAPVLGSRDRKLRKGDLVFVDVGCGVDGYHTDKTTTYMFGSSLPQYAIDMHNKCVDIQNEAAAMLKPGIAPSEIYNTIMNGLDKEFLQNFMGFGNRKVKFLGHGVGLLIDETPVIAKGFDESLQEGMVFALEPKKGIENIGMVGIENTFIVTADSGECITGDNPGLIPVY, translated from the coding sequence ATGATCAAGAAAGTACCTTCAACCGAACTGAAAAACCGTATGAGTTGCTTCAGAAAACAGATGGATATCTCAAATCCCGACTGGGAAATAGCTTTCATCTTCAGCAAAATCAATCTTTATTACTTTACCGGCACCATGCAGGATGGGATGCTTATTATTCCGAGGAATAGAGAAGCAACTTTCTGGGTACGGCGCAGTTATGAGCGGGCTCTGGATGAATCGCTATTTTCCAGTATCAAACCTATGAACAGCTTCCGTGACGCAGCAGGGAGTGTGAGCAGGGTAAGCGAGCTTCCCGACACTGTATATCTGGAAACCGAAGTAGTCCCTCTGGCCCTCTACCAGAGGCTTCAAAAATACTTCCCATTTAAGAACGTTAAATCCGTTGATGCCCAGATTTGCGCTGTTAGAGCGGTAAAAAGTGAGTATGAGCTTTCCCTGCTGCGAGAAGCCGGCAGAATTCATCAACATGTACTCGAAGACCTTGTGCCCGGGATGCTGCGCGAAGGGATGAGTGAGGCTGACCTGTCAACGGAATTGTTCTCTGTTCTGGTCAAAGAAGGGCACCACGGTGCATGCCGTTTTGGAATGTTTGATACGGAAATGATTCTCGGAAATGTCTGTTTTGGGGAAAGCTCCATTTATCCTACTTATTTTAATGGACCCGGCGGAAAGTATGGTTTATGCCCTGCTGCACCCGTGCTTGGGAGCCGTGACCGGAAGCTAAGAAAAGGTGACCTTGTGTTTGTTGATGTGGGGTGCGGAGTTGATGGTTATCATACGGATAAAACCACAACATACATGTTTGGCTCTTCCCTTCCGCAGTATGCCATAGACATGCACAATAAATGTGTGGATATACAGAATGAAGCTGCAGCAATGTTAAAACCAGGGATTGCCCCTTCTGAAATCTACAATACCATAATGAATGGGCTTGATAAGGAATTTCTGCAAAACTTCATGGGTTTCGGCAACCGTAAAGTGAAATTTCTCGGGCATGGAGTCGGTTTATTAATTGACGAAACTCCCGTAATTGCCAAAGGGTTTGATGAGTCCTTGCAGGAAGGAATGGTATTTGCTCTCGAACCTAAAAAAGGAATTGAAAATATCGGTATGGTTGGAATCGAAAACACTTTCATAGTAACTGCTGATAGCGGAGAATGCATTACAGGAGATAATCCGGGATTGATTCCTGTATATTGA
- a CDS encoding ATP-binding protein: protein MKQLAIISGKGGCGKTTLTAAFSSLSENAVLADCDVDASDLPLILKPQVIKREDCLGLELASIDPDLCTGCGICLEMCRFGAVNEDFTINPYSCEGCAVCTVACPENAVSLMPRVAGQAFSSMTRFGPMAHAKLGIGEEASGKLVNMVRKKAAELADQYCCKLVIIDGPPGTGCPVIAAITGTDLVLVLSEPTVSGIHDLKRAIELTTHFKIPAVACINRYDINKKKSLEIADFCRDAGIPLLACLPYSDVTTQAMLMEESVIEYAARSRDSEAMKFANIVRKLWAEIETGLSEFPDKDKYSKALEVREFKTPE, encoded by the coding sequence ATGAAGCAACTGGCCATAATTAGCGGAAAAGGCGGTTGTGGAAAGACCACACTTACAGCTGCCTTCTCTTCTCTGTCAGAAAATGCTGTACTTGCGGACTGCGATGTTGATGCATCTGATCTGCCTCTTATTCTTAAGCCTCAGGTAATTAAAAGAGAAGACTGTCTGGGCCTCGAGCTTGCTTCCATTGATCCCGATCTATGTACTGGTTGCGGTATCTGTCTTGAGATGTGCAGGTTCGGAGCGGTTAACGAAGATTTTACGATAAACCCGTATAGCTGCGAAGGTTGTGCAGTCTGTACTGTCGCCTGCCCGGAAAATGCGGTGTCTTTGATGCCGAGAGTTGCCGGGCAGGCATTTTCCTCCATGACCCGTTTCGGGCCCATGGCTCATGCAAAACTGGGAATCGGTGAGGAGGCGAGTGGAAAACTTGTGAATATGGTCAGAAAAAAGGCAGCAGAACTTGCAGACCAATATTGCTGCAAGCTCGTTATAATTGACGGCCCTCCAGGTACCGGCTGTCCGGTTATTGCTGCTATTACCGGAACTGATCTTGTCCTTGTGCTCAGCGAACCAACGGTTTCCGGAATTCATGACCTGAAACGGGCAATAGAGCTCACCACACACTTCAAAATCCCAGCTGTCGCCTGCATTAACAGATATGATATTAACAAGAAAAAAAGCCTTGAAATTGCGGATTTTTGCAGGGACGCTGGAATTCCTCTCCTTGCCTGTTTACCCTACTCTGATGTGACCACACAGGCAATGCTGATGGAAGAATCTGTAATAGAGTATGCTGCTCGCTCCAGGGATTCGGAGGCTATGAAGTTTGCAAATATTGTCCGCAAGCTCTGGGCAGAGATTGAAACAGGGCTTTCAGAGTTTCCGGACAAAGATAAGTATTCAAAAGCCCTCGAGGTCAGGGAGTTCAAAACTCCGGAATGA
- a CDS encoding ATP-binding protein, with protein MKIAIASGKGGTGKTTVAVNLALALEEVQLFDCDVEEPNCNLFLGFEMEPVEEVVFLVPEINPDKCTLCRGCSDFCRYNALAAIPNRILSFPSLCHGCGGCSFVCPAGAIEEKPETIGIIQKALSDSPLTFFCGTLKIGKATATPVIKSLQNHIDESRPAIIDSPPGTACPVLAVMGFADYCVLVTESTPFGFHDFCLALEAARALNVPVGVVLNRDGLGDSRVEDFCRAEGIPILLRIPNDRTIARLYSEGIPFVKEMPEWKKQFKDMFETIKTGLYESKGVQ; from the coding sequence ATGAAAATTGCAATAGCAAGTGGCAAAGGTGGTACCGGTAAAACAACGGTTGCAGTAAACCTCGCACTCGCTCTCGAAGAGGTGCAGCTTTTTGACTGTGACGTGGAAGAGCCCAATTGCAACCTGTTCCTCGGATTTGAAATGGAGCCTGTAGAAGAAGTGGTTTTCCTGGTTCCTGAGATCAATCCTGACAAATGTACACTTTGCAGGGGTTGTTCCGATTTCTGCAGATATAATGCCCTGGCTGCTATTCCCAATAGGATTCTTTCATTTCCCTCCCTCTGCCACGGCTGTGGAGGCTGCAGTTTTGTCTGTCCGGCAGGAGCTATAGAAGAAAAGCCCGAGACCATTGGAATTATCCAAAAAGCACTTTCCGACTCTCCTCTTACATTTTTCTGCGGTACTCTGAAAATAGGGAAAGCCACGGCAACACCTGTCATAAAGTCTCTTCAGAATCATATCGATGAAAGCAGACCTGCAATTATTGATTCCCCCCCGGGGACTGCATGTCCGGTCCTTGCGGTTATGGGATTTGCGGACTATTGTGTGCTTGTAACAGAGTCTACACCTTTTGGCTTCCATGATTTCTGTCTTGCTCTGGAAGCTGCGAGGGCTCTTAATGTACCGGTTGGAGTCGTCCTTAACCGGGACGGGTTAGGAGATTCAAGAGTGGAAGATTTTTGCAGGGCTGAAGGAATACCTATTCTGCTCCGTATTCCCAATGACAGGACAATTGCAAGGCTCTATTCGGAAGGCATTCCTTTTGTTAAGGAGATGCCTGAATGGAAAAAACAGTTCAAAGATATGTTTGAAACTATAAAAACAGGGCTCTATGAAAGTAAGGGGGTACAATGA
- a CDS encoding DUF169 domain-containing protein — protein MDYTQLAEKLVKYLGLKYEPVAVKVIKKGEPMPEGYSEPDKNLRHCQSIMKARKGESFIIPADKHACVVGASSLGIIPTPEKVASGEFHHNLGMFDSVEAAAEMIGKRPKFEPESRVATVVGPLKDAKVDPDVVILVDRPETIYWIIPASTYHKGGRANFSSAAFQATCADTTILPNLTGEINISLGCFGCRKATDIENDEMLVGIPFNKLEEIVNVLEKLYEGPMPKARK, from the coding sequence ATGGATTATACTCAGCTTGCAGAGAAACTGGTCAAGTACCTTGGCCTTAAATACGAACCGGTTGCAGTGAAAGTTATTAAGAAAGGAGAGCCGATGCCCGAAGGGTACAGCGAGCCCGATAAAAATCTCAGGCACTGCCAGTCCATTATGAAAGCCAGAAAAGGAGAGTCTTTTATAATTCCTGCTGATAAGCATGCCTGCGTGGTAGGAGCTTCAAGCCTGGGGATTATCCCTACACCTGAAAAGGTAGCTTCGGGGGAGTTCCATCATAACCTGGGGATGTTTGACAGCGTGGAAGCTGCAGCCGAAATGATAGGTAAACGCCCTAAGTTTGAGCCTGAAAGCAGGGTTGCAACCGTCGTAGGCCCTCTGAAAGATGCAAAAGTTGACCCTGACGTGGTTATTCTTGTAGACAGGCCGGAAACCATTTACTGGATTATTCCTGCAAGCACTTACCATAAAGGCGGAAGGGCTAACTTTAGCAGTGCGGCTTTCCAGGCAACCTGCGCCGATACAACCATCCTGCCAAACCTGACAGGAGAAATAAATATTTCTTTAGGCTGCTTCGGGTGCAGAAAAGCTACGGACATCGAAAATGATGAAATGCTTGTGGGCATTCCTTTCAATAAACTTGAAGAAATTGTTAACGTTCTTGAAAAGCTCTATGAAGGTCCTATGCCTAAGGCAAGGAAGTAA
- a CDS encoding S8 family serine peptidase translates to MEAYVQLFPGTGAEVLAPLSELKEWDEDSSIAAVCVKPGSIEELYSLEGVRSVELAVPPVIRKIERGDKESLSSWSFWKQGGISGTGIKIGIISDGVEDISEADRSGALPESVHVLSPGKGTEGTVILEVVHKVSPGAELYFHSAGNNKLEFNRAIDALIAEGCQIICDDVGWPDEPFFEDGIVASHVREVIERQDILYVSAAGNDAGRHYQGMFFDNGSGWHDFSSGTSDSRNIYMDVPQGEKITVVLQWNDPWNCSENDYDLYLCDRCSGEELDASEKVQGGTEKPLEYIQYTNMEDTIKKVNISVKKHCGQDRMLEIYIYGNSSVKIHPDNLVEEDSVFGHPAVQDVICVGAVDSGNLQKSIASYSSRGPVSIYYPEYELRNKIDLSGPGSVRVSGTNGKGSLFAGTSASAPSVAGIGALVWSMCPEKNSSEIREILCFSAEDLGDPGYDTVFGHGSVNSNTAHSLKKLYADSSLSSKTYGVSSAETRGTFSLKNSIPFEQLCSLAKLSSRDR, encoded by the coding sequence TTGGAAGCATATGTTCAGCTCTTTCCCGGTACAGGTGCAGAAGTCCTGGCTCCTCTTTCCGAGCTTAAAGAATGGGACGAAGATTCCAGTATAGCTGCAGTCTGCGTTAAACCGGGATCAATTGAAGAGCTCTACTCTCTTGAAGGCGTGCGTTCTGTCGAGCTGGCTGTTCCTCCCGTTATCAGAAAAATTGAGAGGGGAGATAAAGAGTCTCTTTCTTCATGGAGCTTCTGGAAACAGGGCGGTATAAGTGGAACCGGAATTAAAATAGGGATAATTTCCGATGGAGTAGAAGACATCTCTGAAGCTGATAGATCGGGAGCCCTTCCTGAAAGCGTGCATGTCCTTTCTCCGGGAAAAGGAACTGAAGGGACTGTAATACTCGAAGTAGTCCATAAGGTGTCTCCGGGTGCAGAACTTTACTTCCACAGCGCAGGAAACAACAAGCTTGAATTTAACAGGGCAATTGACGCTCTTATCGCCGAAGGCTGCCAGATTATCTGCGATGACGTTGGCTGGCCTGACGAACCTTTTTTTGAAGATGGTATTGTAGCTTCTCATGTCAGAGAGGTTATTGAAAGACAGGATATTCTTTATGTGAGCGCAGCAGGCAACGATGCAGGGCGTCATTATCAGGGAATGTTTTTTGACAATGGGTCAGGCTGGCATGATTTCAGCTCAGGGACCAGTGATTCCAGAAATATTTATATGGACGTACCTCAGGGAGAAAAAATAACTGTAGTTCTTCAGTGGAATGACCCCTGGAACTGCTCCGAAAACGACTATGACCTCTATCTGTGTGACCGCTGCAGCGGGGAAGAACTGGATGCAAGTGAAAAGGTTCAGGGCGGCACAGAAAAACCTCTCGAATACATTCAGTACACCAATATGGAAGACACCATAAAAAAAGTGAACATTTCAGTTAAAAAACACTGCGGGCAGGACAGGATGCTGGAGATTTATATTTACGGAAACTCTTCAGTAAAGATCCATCCGGATAATCTGGTTGAGGAGGACTCTGTATTCGGGCACCCTGCCGTCCAGGATGTTATCTGTGTTGGAGCGGTTGATTCTGGAAATTTGCAGAAAAGCATAGCGTCATACTCCTCTCGCGGTCCTGTAAGCATTTACTACCCTGAGTACGAGTTAAGGAACAAGATAGACCTTAGCGGGCCCGGGAGTGTGAGAGTTTCAGGCACAAACGGGAAGGGAAGCCTTTTTGCAGGTACAAGTGCTTCTGCTCCATCCGTAGCGGGAATCGGGGCTCTTGTCTGGAGCATGTGCCCTGAAAAAAACAGCAGTGAAATACGCGAGATCCTGTGTTTTTCAGCCGAAGACCTTGGAGATCCGGGTTATGATACCGTTTTCGGGCACGGCTCTGTCAATAGCAACACAGCTCATTCTCTAAAAAAACTTTACGCAGATTCCAGCTTATCATCGAAAACATATGGAGTCTCATCTGCAGAAACAAGAGGAACATTTTCACTGAAAAATTCCATACCCTTTGAACAGCTCTGCTCTCTCGCAAAATTGTCTTCGAGAGACAGGTAA